Proteins found in one Polyangiaceae bacterium genomic segment:
- a CDS encoding DUF72 domain-containing protein → MRVRAGTSGFSYAGWKGSFYPEDCAASDMLAFYAGKLSTVEINNTFYRMPKADVVHGWREQVPPDFRFSLKASRRITHFSKLRDVADSVAVLFKVSAILEDRLGAMLFQLPPFLKRDVPLLRDFLATLPHGCHAALEFRHESWFADDVFAVLSEKNAALVTGDAEKADKSPPFVATASFGYLRLRSEDYSDAAIGEWAERISAQRWSEAFAFFKHEDKGPAFAARLGELTEKPGVARAKGHKPSLSKPRSPAKKRQKSG, encoded by the coding sequence ATGCGCGTCCGGGCGGGAACCAGCGGCTTCTCCTATGCAGGATGGAAAGGGAGCTTCTATCCCGAGGACTGCGCTGCCTCGGACATGCTCGCCTTCTACGCGGGCAAGCTCTCCACCGTCGAGATCAACAACACGTTCTACCGGATGCCGAAGGCGGACGTGGTGCACGGTTGGCGGGAGCAAGTGCCGCCGGACTTTCGCTTTTCCCTGAAGGCGTCGCGTCGCATCACGCATTTTTCCAAGCTGCGGGACGTGGCGGACAGCGTGGCGGTGTTGTTCAAGGTGTCGGCCATCCTCGAAGATCGCCTGGGTGCGATGCTGTTCCAGCTGCCGCCGTTCTTGAAGAGGGACGTGCCGTTGCTCCGGGACTTCCTCGCGACCTTGCCGCACGGCTGCCACGCGGCGCTGGAGTTCCGCCACGAGAGCTGGTTCGCCGACGACGTGTTCGCCGTGCTCTCCGAGAAGAACGCCGCGCTGGTGACGGGCGACGCGGAGAAGGCGGACAAGTCACCGCCCTTCGTGGCGACGGCGAGCTTCGGCTACCTTCGGCTGCGCTCCGAAGACTACTCCGACGCCGCCATCGGAGAGTGGGCGGAGCGGATCTCGGCTCAACGCTGGAGCGAGGCTTTCGCCTTCTTCAAGCACGAGGACAAGGGACCGGCGTTTGCAGCCCGCCTTGGCGAGCTGACGGAAAAGCCCGGCGTGGCCCGGGCCAAGGGCCACAAGCCGAGCCTCTCGAAGCCCCGTTCGCCTGCCAAGAAGCGGCAGAAGAGCGGCTGA
- a CDS encoding HTTM domain-containing protein, producing MRLRAEPAAALALLRVVVPAMLLVAPGYREGARVAAWDPARWSVPEGLHWFVRVLPISPAIATGAQVVVAFAALLAIAGIRARVALALMTLAAYYLYSIAQLTGFVWHDMHLLWLAALLAASPCADVLAVDARRPWNVEGPEYAPPLWAARMQLAAVYFFPGLHKLLSSGLGWALSDNLRNQMYWKWLEHGSIPSFRLDQIPWLLPAGGLFVLAFELSFPVLVLFSRTRPWLAVAGLAFHLLSQAIFRIAFMSLWLCYVVLFDPRRLLGALWFDRHPEKRREDLGATPARFLLPIAALLLVGVVIQGARGQMRAYPFACYPTFEWRAKSEMPDLVLVAVRPDGREVDIPHAKNRRGYRTQRQWGEVWSLAGVYGSTPKRRLTAYVNDVARARYAHALLQGATALRAYRVYRSVLPEDRRAPPTRRTLLLEIPPP from the coding sequence ATGCGCCTCCGCGCCGAGCCGGCTGCCGCTCTCGCGTTGCTTCGCGTCGTGGTCCCGGCCATGCTCCTGGTGGCGCCGGGGTATCGCGAAGGCGCCCGGGTCGCCGCCTGGGATCCGGCGCGCTGGTCCGTGCCGGAAGGCCTGCACTGGTTCGTCCGCGTGCTGCCCATCTCTCCCGCCATCGCCACGGGAGCGCAGGTGGTGGTGGCGTTCGCGGCGCTGCTCGCCATCGCCGGCATTCGGGCCCGCGTGGCCCTGGCGCTGATGACCCTCGCGGCCTACTACCTGTACTCCATCGCGCAGCTCACCGGCTTCGTGTGGCACGACATGCACCTCTTGTGGCTGGCGGCGCTGCTGGCCGCAAGCCCTTGCGCCGACGTACTGGCGGTGGACGCCCGTCGTCCCTGGAACGTGGAAGGGCCGGAGTACGCGCCGCCGCTGTGGGCCGCGCGGATGCAGCTGGCCGCGGTGTACTTCTTCCCCGGACTGCACAAGCTGCTCAGCTCGGGCCTCGGCTGGGCGCTGTCGGACAACCTGCGAAACCAGATGTACTGGAAGTGGCTCGAGCACGGCAGCATCCCGAGCTTTCGTCTCGACCAGATCCCCTGGCTCTTGCCCGCCGGCGGGCTGTTCGTGCTCGCCTTCGAGCTGTCGTTCCCGGTGCTGGTGCTGTTCAGCAGGACCCGACCCTGGTTGGCCGTCGCCGGTCTGGCGTTTCACCTGCTCTCGCAGGCGATCTTCCGCATCGCCTTCATGAGCCTGTGGCTCTGCTACGTGGTGCTGTTCGACCCGCGGCGGCTGCTCGGGGCGCTGTGGTTCGATCGCCACCCCGAAAAGCGGCGTGAAGACCTCGGCGCGACTCCCGCGCGCTTCTTGCTGCCCATCGCCGCCCTGCTACTGGTAGGCGTGGTGATTCAAGGCGCCCGCGGCCAAATGCGAGCGTATCCCTTCGCTTGCTACCCCACCTTCGAGTGGCGCGCGAAGAGCGAGATGCCGGATCTGGTGCTGGTCGCCGTGCGCCCCGACGGCCGCGAAGTCGACATACCCCATGCCAAGAACCGTCGCGGCTACCGCACCCAGCGCCAGTGGGGCGAAGTGTGGAGCCTCGCCGGCGTGTACGGCTCGACGCCCAAACGGCGCCTCACCGCGTACGTGAACGACGTCGCCCGCGCACGCTACGCCCACGCGCTGCTCCAGGGCGCGACGGCCCTCCGCGCTTACCGCGTGTACCGCTCCGTGCTGCCGGAAGATCGCCGGGCGCCGCCCACCCGCCGCACGCTGCTGCTCGAGATCCCTCCCCCATAG
- a CDS encoding ferritin-like domain-containing protein, with translation MDQVKAGELFELSLFGEGIERRYRKMRPEVEAMPWGTLDTSVFSEKALILARKQWTGAAFQEHRTGIACAATLRGLLECRAPLDLIAMASRFPLDELVHVELCARMAMELGGGTEIMHDPDEMIVDAPAELSPLMRAADMIVRFFCVGEALSIPLLRGTWKAAQHPLPRAVLGRIVKDEAAHGTFGFAFLDWALPDLTEADLTHLGRAADRTILAVQRQWKDIEARRALDDEPAKDALGWMRSDAYLALAQRSMEERVRTPLRARGIPISA, from the coding sequence ATGGATCAAGTCAAGGCCGGCGAGCTGTTCGAGCTTTCACTATTCGGCGAGGGGATCGAGCGGCGCTACCGCAAGATGCGTCCGGAGGTGGAGGCCATGCCCTGGGGCACGCTGGACACCAGCGTGTTCTCCGAGAAGGCGCTGATTCTGGCGCGCAAGCAGTGGACCGGCGCGGCGTTTCAGGAGCACCGCACCGGGATTGCCTGCGCGGCCACGCTGCGGGGGTTGCTCGAGTGCCGCGCGCCTCTGGATCTGATCGCCATGGCGTCGCGCTTCCCGCTGGACGAGCTGGTGCACGTGGAGCTGTGTGCTCGGATGGCAATGGAGCTCGGTGGCGGTACCGAAATCATGCACGACCCGGACGAGATGATCGTGGACGCCCCGGCGGAGCTGTCGCCGCTGATGCGCGCGGCAGACATGATCGTGCGCTTCTTTTGCGTGGGCGAAGCTCTCAGCATCCCGTTGCTCCGCGGTACCTGGAAGGCGGCGCAGCATCCGCTGCCGCGAGCGGTGCTCGGCCGCATCGTCAAGGACGAGGCCGCCCACGGCACCTTCGGCTTCGCGTTCCTCGATTGGGCGCTGCCGGATCTGACGGAAGCGGACCTCACGCACTTGGGCCGGGCGGCGGATCGCACGATCCTCGCGGTTCAGCGGCAGTGGAAGGACATCGAGGCGCGCCGCGCGCTCGACGACGAGCCCGCGAAGGACGCCCTCGGCTGGATGCGCAGCGACGCATACCTCGCGCTCGCCCAGCGCAGCATGGAAGAGCGCGTGCGAACGCCGCTGCGAGCGCGCGGGATCCCGATCTCGGCCTGA
- a CDS encoding PHP domain-containing protein yields MPSPSRLADLFGPSAAVGCLLAAGVFGFQGCRSAAEAPGPDGGARLAADAAARAADEAAGPGDREPPWGNLHYRVTDARTGAPIPVKLTFVGAKPWPTPQFTRHDVPIQLEGAVAAHNRVFSLTGTGSVRIPQGRYDVWVTRGPEWSAVIRKGLSVAAAPVQLSASLSHVAPMDGWTSADFHVHAAPSWDSNVPLEARVYEFAAEGVDVIVSTDHNLVTDYAPVVDELGAGELLRSARGVEVTTKDWGHFGAFPLEPDPSWDVLEGRMLYGHAPKKLFPDIRSHAPHAVIIVNHPRSVRFGYFALGKLNPKTARFAKPGASGDFDAVEIMNGYQDPLLLTLDATLKDWFGLLASGRHVAATGDSDTHHLQHDLAGYPRNYVRVRPGAGPDALAEALRAGHAFFTSGPLLQLDVGGKSFGDLVVAKNGRIDGHFTVRAAPWIDVDHVRLYVGGKLEREWAVPPGAEVRRFEGDISVSTAKDTFIVLRADGHHALGPSVSVRSRLRPVAIGNPVYVDADGDGNWRP; encoded by the coding sequence ATGCCCTCGCCATCTCGGCTCGCGGATCTATTCGGGCCGAGCGCTGCCGTCGGCTGTCTGCTGGCCGCCGGCGTATTCGGATTTCAAGGATGTCGGTCCGCCGCGGAAGCTCCCGGTCCGGACGGCGGTGCGCGTCTCGCTGCCGACGCTGCGGCACGGGCGGCGGACGAAGCGGCGGGGCCCGGCGATCGCGAGCCGCCTTGGGGCAATCTCCACTACCGCGTCACGGACGCCCGCACCGGCGCGCCGATCCCGGTGAAGCTCACGTTCGTCGGGGCAAAGCCCTGGCCCACGCCGCAGTTCACGCGGCACGACGTCCCGATCCAGCTCGAGGGCGCCGTCGCGGCGCACAATCGCGTGTTCTCCCTCACCGGCACGGGCTCCGTGCGCATCCCCCAGGGGCGCTATGACGTCTGGGTGACCCGCGGCCCGGAGTGGTCGGCGGTGATCCGCAAAGGGCTCTCCGTCGCTGCTGCGCCGGTGCAGCTGTCGGCGTCCCTCTCCCACGTGGCGCCGATGGACGGCTGGACCAGCGCGGACTTTCACGTCCACGCGGCTCCGTCCTGGGACTCGAACGTGCCGCTGGAGGCGCGGGTGTACGAGTTCGCCGCCGAGGGCGTGGACGTGATCGTGTCGACGGATCACAACCTGGTGACGGACTACGCGCCGGTGGTGGACGAGCTGGGCGCCGGCGAGCTCTTGCGCAGCGCCCGCGGTGTGGAGGTCACCACCAAGGATTGGGGCCACTTCGGTGCCTTTCCTCTGGAACCCGACCCCAGCTGGGACGTGCTCGAGGGTCGCATGCTGTACGGCCACGCACCGAAGAAGCTGTTCCCGGACATCCGCAGCCACGCGCCGCACGCGGTCATCATCGTCAACCACCCGCGCTCGGTGCGTTTTGGCTACTTCGCCCTGGGCAAGCTGAACCCGAAGACCGCGCGCTTCGCCAAACCCGGAGCCTCAGGCGATTTCGACGCCGTGGAGATCATGAACGGCTACCAGGACCCGCTCTTGCTCACCCTCGACGCGACGCTGAAGGACTGGTTCGGGCTGCTCGCGTCCGGGCGCCACGTGGCGGCCACGGGGGACTCCGATACGCACCACTTGCAACACGACCTGGCCGGCTACCCGCGGAACTACGTGCGGGTTCGCCCCGGCGCGGGGCCGGATGCGCTGGCCGAAGCGCTGCGAGCGGGGCACGCGTTCTTCACGTCGGGGCCGCTGCTCCAGCTCGACGTCGGAGGAAAGAGCTTCGGAGATCTCGTGGTCGCCAAGAACGGCCGCATCGACGGCCACTTCACGGTGCGCGCGGCGCCCTGGATCGACGTCGACCACGTCCGGCTGTACGTCGGCGGCAAGCTCGAACGCGAGTGGGCGGTGCCACCCGGCGCCGAGGTGCGGCGCTTCGAAGGCGACATCTCCGTCAGCACAGCGAAGGATACGTTCATCGTGCTGCGCGCGGACGGCCATCACGCCCTCGGCCCGTCCGTGAGCGTTCGCTCCCGGCTGCGCCCCGTGGCCATCGGCAACCCCGTGTACGTGGACGCCGACGGCGACGGGAACTGGCGCCCCTGA
- a CDS encoding succinylglutamate desuccinylase/aspartoacylase family protein, producing the protein MIRPHPNVTHAWELSADGAFAGPYVGLIGALHGNEVAGLRAIERLKNDADGFARRMKKGTLVLIHGNPRATEQKARYTRGGADINRLFAYHFVEELARAAWTYEHHRAQELRPLITGLDAMLDLHSASQPTVPFAICDGTPDAVALAQKTGCKVTYGWDGPGMLMEHVSIGALVAAGRPAVSVECGQHAEPGTPDTAFEVLTRFLGALGVTDHAVADGNRESYELFGRVVKPTHSFELSGDYQSFDRLEAGAVLGRGEGVSITAEQEAYLLLPTPKAARGEDIVYLARKKG; encoded by the coding sequence GTGATCCGACCCCATCCGAACGTCACCCACGCCTGGGAGCTCAGCGCCGACGGCGCCTTCGCCGGCCCCTACGTGGGCCTGATCGGCGCGCTGCACGGGAACGAGGTAGCCGGGCTCCGAGCCATCGAGCGGCTGAAGAACGATGCCGACGGCTTCGCCCGCCGCATGAAGAAGGGCACATTGGTCCTGATTCATGGCAACCCCCGGGCCACCGAGCAGAAGGCCCGCTACACCCGCGGTGGCGCCGACATCAACCGCCTGTTCGCCTACCACTTCGTGGAGGAGCTGGCGCGCGCCGCCTGGACCTACGAGCACCATCGGGCCCAAGAGCTGCGCCCTTTGATCACGGGGCTGGATGCCATGCTCGACCTGCATTCCGCAAGTCAACCCACGGTGCCGTTCGCGATCTGCGACGGCACTCCGGACGCCGTGGCGCTGGCGCAGAAGACGGGCTGCAAGGTGACCTACGGTTGGGATGGTCCCGGCATGCTGATGGAGCACGTGAGCATCGGCGCGCTGGTGGCTGCGGGTCGGCCCGCGGTGAGCGTGGAGTGCGGTCAGCACGCAGAGCCGGGCACACCGGACACCGCTTTCGAGGTGCTGACGCGATTCCTCGGAGCGCTGGGGGTCACGGATCATGCCGTCGCCGATGGGAATAGGGAGAGCTACGAGCTGTTTGGACGCGTGGTGAAGCCCACGCACAGCTTCGAGCTTTCGGGGGACTACCAGAGCTTCGATCGGCTCGAGGCCGGCGCCGTGCTCGGTAGAGGGGAAGGCGTGTCCATCACCGCGGAGCAGGAGGCGTACCTGCTGCTCCCCACGCCCAAGGCGGCCCGCGGCGAGGACATCGTGTATCTCGCTCGCAAGAAAGGCTGA
- a CDS encoding carboxylate-amine ligase encodes MSKKAGVEKGSRIRHLTRQLAPARTRDVESKEFGRLQQTLVDRWLALHDMDNRPRDVVVVPSLSLDGFQLAAIPGITHYEERMLFTLGLLRHPRARLVYVTSQPLHPAVLDYYLALIGGIPTAHARERLTMIACYDTSPRPLTQKILERPRLIERIRDGIDESRAHMTVFTVSRAEQQLAVKLGIPLYGVNPDLLHLGTKSGSRKVFRQAQIPLPPGTEDLHSEREVAEAVAALWEEHPKLKRVVVKLNQGFSGEGNAVLPLGKRLAKVAPGSAPHKARVSGICEALPHLRFMAPDESWARFSQEMQSIGGVVEAFMEGKEKRSPSAQLRINPRGDLQAMSTHDQVLGGRDGQTYQGCRFPADPGYAKLIQNDALKVGEILLRRGVVGRVAVDFVTVKRDDGSWDRYAIEINLRMTGTTHPIMTLKLLNDGDYDPDSGLYLTRRREPRFYVSTDNLMAPHYRGLLPDDVLDIAAVHEIHYQPWKETGVVFHLLGAVSQFGKVGLTAIGASPEEAEHWYKRAKEVLDIETSAGGKGAHE; translated from the coding sequence ATGAGCAAGAAGGCTGGGGTGGAGAAGGGCTCTCGGATCCGTCACCTGACGCGGCAGCTGGCGCCGGCCCGGACGCGGGACGTCGAGTCCAAGGAGTTCGGTCGGCTGCAACAGACGCTCGTGGATCGCTGGCTCGCGTTGCACGACATGGACAATCGACCGCGCGACGTGGTGGTGGTGCCGTCGCTGTCGCTCGACGGCTTCCAGCTCGCCGCCATCCCCGGCATCACCCACTACGAAGAGCGCATGCTGTTCACCTTGGGGCTCTTGAGGCACCCGCGGGCACGGCTGGTGTACGTGACGTCGCAGCCCCTGCATCCTGCGGTGCTCGACTACTACCTGGCGTTGATCGGCGGCATTCCCACGGCCCACGCCCGGGAGCGGCTGACGATGATCGCCTGTTACGACACCTCGCCGCGTCCGCTCACGCAGAAGATCCTCGAACGCCCGCGGCTCATCGAGCGCATCCGCGACGGCATCGACGAAAGCCGCGCGCACATGACGGTGTTCACCGTGAGCCGCGCGGAGCAGCAGCTCGCGGTGAAGCTCGGCATTCCTCTGTACGGCGTGAATCCCGATCTGTTGCACCTCGGTACCAAGAGCGGCTCGCGCAAAGTGTTTCGCCAAGCGCAGATCCCGCTGCCACCCGGCACGGAAGATCTGCACTCCGAGCGCGAGGTGGCAGAAGCCGTCGCGGCGCTGTGGGAGGAGCATCCCAAGCTCAAGCGCGTGGTCGTGAAGCTGAACCAGGGCTTCAGTGGCGAAGGCAACGCGGTCCTGCCCCTCGGCAAGCGGCTCGCCAAGGTGGCACCAGGAAGCGCTCCGCACAAGGCGCGCGTCAGCGGCATCTGCGAGGCGTTGCCGCACCTTCGCTTCATGGCGCCGGACGAGAGTTGGGCGCGTTTTTCCCAGGAAATGCAGAGCATTGGCGGCGTGGTGGAGGCCTTCATGGAGGGCAAGGAGAAGCGCAGCCCGAGCGCGCAGCTGCGCATCAACCCGCGGGGGGATCTGCAAGCGATGAGCACCCACGACCAGGTGCTCGGTGGCCGCGATGGTCAAACGTACCAGGGCTGTCGTTTCCCCGCGGACCCCGGCTACGCCAAGCTGATCCAGAACGACGCCCTGAAGGTCGGGGAGATCTTGCTGCGGCGCGGCGTCGTCGGGCGCGTGGCCGTGGACTTCGTCACCGTCAAGCGAGACGACGGCAGCTGGGACCGCTACGCCATCGAGATCAACCTGCGCATGACGGGCACGACGCATCCGATCATGACGCTGAAGCTCCTGAACGACGGCGACTACGATCCCGACTCCGGGCTCTACCTCACGCGGCGCCGGGAGCCGCGCTTCTACGTGTCCACGGACAACCTGATGGCGCCCCACTACCGCGGCCTGTTGCCCGACGACGTGCTCGACATCGCCGCCGTACACGAGATCCACTACCAGCCTTGGAAGGAGACCGGCGTGGTGTTTCACCTGCTCGGTGCGGTGAGCCAGTTCGGCAAGGTGGGGCTCACGGCCATCGGGGCCTCGCCGGAGGAAGCCGAGCACTGGTACAAGCGGGCCAAGGAAGTGCTAGACATCGAGACTTCGGCAGGGGGCAAAGGAGCCCACGAGTGA
- a CDS encoding cysteine--tRNA ligase encodes MVTLFDSLSQQKKELVPIAPPRVSIYSCGPTVYARQHLGNMRPYVFADVLKRTLRLFGHEPRHVINITDVGHLTDDADQGDDKMELSAQQSGRRAEDIAAHFTELFQRDLALLSVQPPEVWAYASAHVPEQIAMVEKLEARGLTYATPDGVYFDTSRAERYGRFRAAAAATEVQERLVGAGAKRNDADFALWKLSPRESRRQMEWPSPWGVGFPGWHIECSAMASHHLGAQLDIHTGGVDHIPVHHENELAQSEHALGVRPWVRYWVHSEWVVLNSEKISKSRGGAPNLDDVRERGIAPLAYRLLLLGARYRQRIDLSWQSLAAAQRALTRIGQALQGAPREPPDADEPRWVAFRAALADDLDTPRALAILHESRRDARLLRAMTDALGLGAAVHALDEQGDAALAPLLAEREDARRAGDFATADRLRDAIRRAGFEIRDTPAGARLVRGAK; translated from the coding sequence ATGGTCACGCTATTCGACAGCTTGAGTCAGCAGAAGAAGGAGCTCGTCCCGATCGCGCCCCCGCGGGTGAGCATCTACTCCTGCGGCCCCACGGTGTACGCGCGGCAGCACCTGGGCAACATGCGGCCCTACGTGTTCGCCGACGTGCTCAAGCGTACTCTGCGCCTGTTCGGCCACGAGCCGCGGCACGTCATCAACATCACGGACGTGGGGCACCTGACGGACGACGCCGACCAGGGCGACGACAAGATGGAGCTGTCCGCGCAGCAGAGCGGCCGGCGCGCGGAGGACATCGCGGCGCACTTCACCGAGCTGTTCCAGCGGGATCTGGCGCTGCTGAGCGTTCAGCCGCCGGAGGTGTGGGCCTACGCCAGCGCGCACGTTCCAGAGCAGATCGCCATGGTCGAAAAGCTCGAAGCACGCGGGCTCACCTACGCCACGCCGGACGGCGTGTACTTCGACACGTCCCGGGCCGAGCGCTACGGCCGTTTCCGCGCCGCCGCGGCGGCAACCGAAGTGCAAGAGCGCCTGGTAGGCGCCGGCGCAAAGCGGAACGACGCGGACTTCGCGCTGTGGAAACTTTCGCCACGGGAGTCGCGCCGGCAGATGGAATGGCCGAGCCCCTGGGGCGTCGGCTTTCCCGGCTGGCACATCGAGTGCAGTGCCATGGCCAGCCACCACTTGGGCGCCCAGCTCGACATCCACACCGGCGGCGTCGATCACATCCCGGTTCACCACGAGAACGAGCTGGCGCAGTCCGAGCACGCCCTCGGCGTCCGGCCCTGGGTGCGCTACTGGGTGCACTCCGAGTGGGTGGTGCTGAACAGCGAGAAGATCAGCAAATCTCGCGGGGGCGCGCCGAACCTGGACGACGTGCGAGAGCGCGGGATCGCGCCGCTGGCGTACCGTTTGCTGCTGCTCGGCGCGCGCTACCGGCAGCGCATCGATCTGTCGTGGCAGAGCCTGGCAGCCGCGCAGCGCGCACTGACGCGCATTGGACAAGCCCTGCAAGGCGCACCGCGCGAACCTCCGGATGCGGACGAACCGCGCTGGGTGGCGTTTCGCGCGGCCCTCGCGGACGACCTGGACACGCCGCGTGCCCTCGCGATCCTGCACGAGAGCCGGCGCGACGCGCGGCTGCTCCGCGCCATGACGGACGCGCTGGGCCTCGGCGCAGCCGTCCACGCGCTCGACGAGCAGGGCGACGCCGCCCTCGCGCCGCTCCTCGCGGAGCGCGAAGACGCGCGGCGCGCCGGCGACTTCGCGACGGCGGATCGCCTGCGCGACGCCATCCGACGCGCCGGCTTCGAGATCCGCGACACGCCGGCCGGCGCGCGCCTGGTCCGCGGGGCGAAATGA
- a CDS encoding queuosine precursor transporter, giving the protein MAAFVCVLLCANLIGVSKVTEVTLFGRSFTFGAGNLFFPLSYLFGDVLTEVYGYARSRKVVWAGFGALAFASLMSWVVVHLPPAAGWNDQAVIERAFGSTWRIALASLIGYFCGEFANSYSLAKLKILTRGRWLWTRTIGSTILGEACDTLVFYPLAFYGVWSHDLLVKVMVANYFLKVGWEVVATPITYRVVGALKRAEREDYFDTDTKFTPFSLET; this is encoded by the coding sequence ATGGCGGCGTTCGTGTGCGTGCTCCTGTGCGCGAACCTGATCGGCGTCTCCAAGGTCACCGAGGTCACGCTGTTCGGCAGGAGCTTCACCTTCGGGGCCGGCAATCTGTTCTTTCCGCTGAGCTACCTGTTCGGCGACGTGCTCACCGAGGTGTATGGCTACGCGCGCTCCCGCAAGGTGGTGTGGGCCGGCTTCGGCGCGTTGGCCTTCGCTTCCTTGATGAGCTGGGTGGTGGTGCACCTGCCGCCTGCCGCGGGCTGGAACGACCAAGCGGTGATCGAGCGCGCCTTCGGTTCCACCTGGCGCATCGCCCTGGCGTCGCTCATCGGCTACTTCTGCGGCGAGTTTGCCAACTCCTACTCCCTGGCCAAGCTCAAGATCCTGACCCGCGGCCGCTGGCTGTGGACCCGCACCATCGGCTCCACCATCCTGGGCGAAGCCTGCGACACGCTGGTGTTCTACCCGCTGGCCTTCTACGGCGTGTGGTCCCACGACCTGCTCGTGAAGGTAATGGTGGCGAACTACTTCTTGAAGGTGGGCTGGGAGGTCGTTGCCACGCCCATCACCTATCGCGTCGTCGGCGCCCTGAAACGTGCAGAGCGCGAGGACTACTTCGATACCGACACGAAGTTCACGCCCTTCTCCCTGGAGACCTGA
- a CDS encoding SGNH/GDSL hydrolase family protein → MMLRRIFVLSVLGVLAVACGGSDDSSGGGGSGGGAGTGTGGGAGMGTGGAGGSTTKTCPSPYGTFVVVGDSISDVGSGTNLPAQQPFYRDLLVQNDDGLYPDWQGKDLTTCWGSVNVLKVSKGGAKTPDLVNQVKGLPASLPGPVLVVGTIGGNDVQAALPAVLLGQDVSNQLAAFTKNIDDTFAELTKPDRFGPGVQVQVLLTNVYDPSGGTGDFSFSSGSKCPGLLSAFPTGTKTDPLLQPWNDAMQTEADKYPNVELLDLHADFYDHAVNKPDTWWFVDCIHPNTAGHEAIRELFWPAMVAAP, encoded by the coding sequence ATGATGCTTCGCCGTATTTTCGTGCTGTCGGTGTTGGGTGTGCTTGCCGTGGCTTGCGGAGGCTCGGACGACAGCAGCGGCGGCGGCGGAAGCGGTGGCGGCGCAGGAACGGGGACCGGTGGCGGCGCGGGCATGGGGACCGGCGGCGCTGGCGGCAGCACGACCAAGACCTGTCCCAGTCCGTACGGAACCTTCGTGGTGGTGGGCGACTCGATTTCCGACGTCGGCTCCGGCACCAACCTGCCCGCCCAGCAGCCCTTCTATCGTGACCTGTTGGTGCAGAACGACGACGGCTTGTATCCCGACTGGCAGGGCAAGGACCTCACCACCTGTTGGGGCAGCGTGAACGTCCTCAAGGTGTCCAAGGGTGGCGCGAAGACGCCGGATCTCGTGAACCAGGTGAAGGGTCTACCCGCTTCTTTGCCGGGTCCGGTGCTCGTGGTCGGTACCATTGGCGGCAACGACGTGCAGGCCGCGCTGCCCGCCGTGCTTCTGGGTCAGGACGTGAGCAACCAGCTCGCGGCCTTCACGAAGAACATCGACGACACCTTCGCGGAGCTCACCAAGCCGGATCGCTTCGGCCCCGGCGTACAGGTGCAGGTGCTGCTCACCAACGTGTACGATCCAAGCGGTGGTACCGGAGACTTCTCGTTCTCCAGCGGCAGCAAGTGCCCGGGGCTGCTGTCGGCCTTCCCCACCGGAACCAAGACCGATCCGCTGCTCCAGCCGTGGAACGACGCCATGCAAACGGAGGCGGACAAGTATCCGAACGTGGAGCTGCTCGACCTCCACGCCGACTTCTACGACCACGCGGTGAACAAGCCGGACACCTGGTGGTTCGTCGACTGCATCCACCCGAACACCGCCGGCCACGAGGCCATCCGCGAGCTGTTCTGGCCGGCGATGGTAGCCGCACCGTAG